In Bacteroidetes bacterium GWF2_43_63, a genomic segment contains:
- a CDS encoding dTDP-glucose 4,6-dehydratase: protein MKKTIIVTGGAGFIGSHVVRLFVNKYPECRIINLDKLTYAGNLDNLRDVEKKSNYVFIKADICDFEHINKIFSEYKPDGIVHLAAESHVDRSIINPTEFVMTNVMGTVNLLNAAKNLWKDNMDGKKFHHISTDEVFGSLGETGLFSEETSYDPRSPYSAAKASSDHFVMAYHHTYGLPTVITNCSNNYGPYHFPEKLIPLIINNIIHNKPLPVYGQGLNVRDWLYVEDHAAAINLVFHEGKVGETYNVGGNNEWKNIDLVKLLCSIMDTKLGREAHTSEQLITYVKDRAGHDLRYAIDSSKIQNELGWEPTVTFEEGLEKTVDWYLKNQEWLDRITSGSYMNYYKEMYENR, encoded by the coding sequence ATGAAAAAAACCATTATTGTTACCGGAGGAGCAGGTTTTATCGGATCTCACGTAGTTCGGTTATTTGTAAATAAATATCCGGAGTGTAGAATTATTAATCTCGATAAACTTACTTATGCTGGTAATCTAGATAATCTGCGCGATGTTGAGAAAAAAAGCAATTATGTTTTTATAAAAGCAGACATCTGTGATTTCGAACACATCAATAAAATTTTCAGCGAATACAAACCAGACGGGATTGTGCATCTTGCGGCTGAATCGCATGTTGACAGAAGTATAATCAATCCAACGGAGTTTGTCATGACCAATGTGATGGGAACCGTGAATCTTCTGAATGCCGCAAAGAATCTCTGGAAAGATAACATGGATGGTAAAAAATTCCATCATATTTCTACCGATGAGGTGTTTGGTTCACTTGGCGAAACCGGCTTGTTTAGTGAAGAAACATCCTATGATCCACGCAGCCCTTATTCTGCGGCCAAAGCATCGAGCGATCATTTTGTGATGGCGTATCATCATACATATGGCTTGCCTACAGTGATTACGAACTGCAGCAATAATTACGGTCCATACCATTTTCCGGAAAAATTGATTCCGCTTATCATTAACAATATCATTCATAACAAGCCGCTTCCTGTTTACGGACAGGGTTTAAATGTACGCGACTGGCTTTATGTGGAAGATCATGCCGCCGCTATTAATCTTGTTTTTCACGAAGGAAAAGTTGGAGAAACTTACAATGTAGGTGGAAATAACGAGTGGAAAAATATTGATCTGGTTAAGCTGCTTTGTAGTATAATGGATACGAAGCTCGGAAGAGAAGCACACACATCTGAACAATTAATCACCTATGTAAAAGACAGAGCTGGACACGATTTACGATATGCCATTGATTCGTCTAAAATTCAAAATGAGCTTGGTTGGGAACCAACAGTAACCTTTGAAGAAGGTCTTGAAAAAACGGTGGACTGGTATCTGAAAAATCAGGAATGGCTGGATAGAATTACATCAGGAAGTTATATGAATTATTATAAAGAAATGTATGAAAACAGGTAG
- a CDS encoding glycosyl transferase family 2: MYSINDLLVEFPGRVLFDRIGFVVNSRDRIGLVGRNGAGKSTLLKIIAGLDTSYSGHLGFPKDKTVGYLVQERSFTSVKTVYEEAESAFEAVQKLIAETDRLTKDLTERQDYESDSYLALSEKLHEITERLHLTGGSNYQEEIEKVLKGLGFAREEMFRPMAEFSGGWQMRVELAKLLLKRPDLLLLDEPTNHLDIESIRWLEGFLQNYPGAVMLVSHDRVLLDNVTTRTIEIQQGKLYDYPANYSDYVELRQERIEQQSAELKNQQREIAQIESFVERFRYKASKAKQVQSRVKRLEKYEDISIEETDHSRMAFRFAPAKESGKIVVEAEQVTKSYGEKLVIKSSDFIIARNERIAFVGQNGQGKSTLVKMIMSAIDFGGQLKLGHNVQIGYFAQNQTEMLDRNKTLFETLEDVADNDTRPKLRNILGSFLFSGEDVEKKVSVLSGGEKTRLALAKMLLQPINFLVLDEPTNHLDMAAKDVLKSALLHFNGTLIVVSHDRDFLSGLTTRIFEFRDHQIRQLDYDINELMEIRDQEQADAQRSQKGTSAEKEISASKQQYLDNKEKDRQKRKIEKQIAEAEESISQIESAMLIIENQLNSPEEIGNSQDYSKLAAQYTNLKKQLEQTMHGWENMHEELTNL, translated from the coding sequence ATGTATTCAATCAATGATTTGCTGGTAGAGTTTCCGGGGCGTGTGTTGTTCGATCGCATCGGGTTTGTAGTGAATTCGCGTGATCGCATAGGACTTGTAGGCCGCAATGGGGCTGGTAAATCAACGTTGCTGAAAATTATTGCGGGCTTGGATACAAGCTACAGCGGCCATCTTGGGTTCCCAAAAGATAAAACAGTTGGCTATCTTGTTCAGGAGCGCAGTTTTACATCGGTTAAAACCGTATATGAAGAGGCTGAATCAGCCTTCGAAGCAGTTCAAAAACTGATTGCTGAAACTGACAGATTAACAAAGGATCTCACCGAACGTCAGGACTATGAGTCGGATTCGTATCTGGCTTTGTCCGAAAAGTTGCACGAAATTACTGAAAGACTCCATTTGACGGGCGGAAGCAATTATCAGGAAGAAATCGAGAAAGTGCTGAAAGGGCTGGGATTCGCACGGGAAGAGATGTTCAGGCCTATGGCGGAATTCAGCGGTGGCTGGCAGATGCGCGTAGAACTTGCTAAATTGTTGTTGAAGCGCCCCGATCTGTTGTTGCTCGATGAACCGACCAACCACCTCGATATTGAGAGTATTCGCTGGCTTGAAGGATTTTTGCAGAATTATCCCGGTGCTGTAATGCTGGTTTCGCACGACCGTGTATTGCTCGATAATGTGACCACACGCACCATTGAGATACAACAAGGAAAACTATATGATTATCCGGCCAACTATTCCGATTATGTGGAACTGAGGCAGGAACGTATTGAGCAACAAAGTGCCGAACTGAAAAACCAACAGCGCGAAATTGCACAGATAGAATCTTTTGTTGAGCGATTTCGCTATAAGGCGTCGAAAGCCAAACAAGTGCAGTCGCGCGTGAAGCGGCTTGAAAAATACGAGGATATTTCAATCGAAGAGACCGATCACTCACGAATGGCTTTCCGTTTTGCTCCTGCCAAAGAGAGTGGAAAAATTGTGGTTGAAGCGGAACAGGTAACCAAGTCTTATGGCGAAAAGCTGGTGATAAAATCTTCCGATTTCATCATAGCGCGTAACGAGCGAATAGCTTTTGTCGGACAGAACGGGCAGGGGAAATCGACTTTAGTGAAAATGATCATGAGCGCCATCGATTTTGGCGGGCAGCTGAAACTGGGACACAATGTTCAGATTGGATATTTCGCGCAGAATCAGACGGAAATGCTCGACCGGAATAAAACCTTGTTCGAGACGCTGGAGGATGTTGCGGATAATGATACCAGGCCTAAGCTACGGAATATTCTTGGCAGTTTTTTGTTCAGTGGCGAAGATGTTGAGAAAAAAGTGAGTGTTCTTTCTGGCGGTGAAAAAACGCGGCTGGCACTAGCCAAGATGCTGTTGCAACCCATCAATTTTCTGGTGCTTGATGAACCCACCAACCACCTGGACATGGCAGCCAAAGACGTTTTGAAGAGTGCTTTGCTGCATTTTAATGGTACGCTGATAGTGGTTTCGCACGACCGTGATTTTTTGTCGGGGCTTACTACCCGAATTTTTGAATTTCGCGACCATCAGATCCGTCAGCTTGACTATGACATAAATGAGCTGATGGAGATCCGTGATCAGGAGCAGGCCGACGCGCAGCGCTCGCAAAAAGGCACTTCAGCAGAAAAAGAAATCAGCGCCTCGAAGCAACAATATCTCGACAACAAAGAGAAAGATCGTCAGAAGCGAAAAATCGAAAAGCAAATTGCCGAGGCCGAAGAGTCAATCAGCCAAATTGAATCTGCCATGTTGATTATTGAAAATCAGTTGAATAGCCCTGAAGAAATTGGTAATAGTCAGGATTACAGCAAATTAGCTGCACAATACACCAATCTGAAAAAACAATTGGAGCAAACCATGCATGGATGGGAAAATATGCACGAAGAATTGACCAATTTGTAA
- a CDS encoding hexapeptide transferase: MADYFAHPTSVIDENCTIGEGCKIWHFSHIMSGCTLGNGCNIGQNVVVSPGVILGNNVKVQNNVSIYTGVICEDDVFLGPSMVFTNISNPRSAIIRREKYEQTLVKKGASIGANATIVCGNTIGEYALIGAGTVVTKDVLPFALVIGNPGRQLGWVSEYGHRLIFREDGTADCPESGEKYILRNGIVTKETK; encoded by the coding sequence ATGGCAGATTATTTTGCACATCCAACCAGTGTTATAGATGAAAACTGCACTATTGGCGAAGGCTGCAAGATCTGGCATTTTTCGCACATCATGTCGGGATGCACACTTGGAAATGGCTGCAACATTGGTCAGAACGTAGTTGTATCGCCAGGAGTAATTTTGGGCAACAACGTAAAGGTTCAGAACAACGTATCGATTTACACAGGAGTTATTTGCGAAGACGATGTGTTTCTGGGACCCAGCATGGTGTTCACTAATATTTCAAATCCGCGTAGTGCAATAATACGGCGCGAAAAATACGAACAAACGCTTGTAAAGAAGGGCGCTTCGATAGGCGCAAATGCGACCATTGTTTGCGGTAATACCATCGGTGAATACGCGCTGATTGGCGCCGGCACTGTTGTGACAAAAGACGTGTTGCCATTTGCTTTGGTGATTGGGAATCCGGGAAGGCAGCTGGGTTGGGTGAGTGAATATGGTCATCGCCTTATTTTCAGAGAAGACGGAACAGCCGATTGCCCCGAAAGTGGGGAAAAATATATTTTGCGGAATGGCATCGTAACAAAAGAAACAAAATGA
- a CDS encoding UDP-glucose 4-epimerase GalE, with the protein MKKILVTGGLGYIGSHTVVELINAGLDVVIADDLSNSEESVLARIFLITGTGPEFYRMDVGNREELNKLPDDIDGVIHFAAYKSVGESVENPLEYYRNNVGSLVSVLGFCKERKIKSFVFSSSCTVYGQSEVLPVTEDTPFSPAWSPYGHTKQIGEEIIANFIKSQPGMRIVSLRYFNPSGAHELSFIGELPRGVPNNLMPYITQTAIGLRDKLKVFGGDYETKDGTAVRDYIHVSDLAQAHVKSLEYCEKMNDNHIEVFNLGSGHGFTVLEVIQSFEKTSGLKLPYEIVDRRPGDIEKVWADTTKAEKVLGFKPTRTLDEITLSAWKWEQNYRNKIEKKS; encoded by the coding sequence ATGAAAAAAATTCTGGTAACAGGCGGACTTGGCTATATCGGCTCGCACACTGTTGTTGAATTAATCAATGCCGGACTGGATGTTGTGATTGCTGATGATTTATCAAACAGCGAAGAGTCTGTGCTGGCGCGGATTTTCTTAATCACCGGAACTGGTCCTGAATTTTACAGAATGGATGTTGGCAACCGCGAAGAGTTGAATAAATTGCCGGATGATATTGATGGAGTTATTCATTTTGCCGCGTATAAAAGTGTTGGTGAATCTGTTGAAAATCCGCTTGAATACTATCGAAACAATGTAGGCTCATTAGTGAGTGTTCTTGGTTTTTGCAAGGAACGAAAAATAAAATCGTTTGTTTTTTCTTCTTCTTGCACTGTGTACGGACAGAGTGAGGTACTTCCTGTAACCGAGGATACGCCTTTTAGTCCGGCATGGTCGCCTTACGGACATACAAAACAAATAGGAGAAGAAATCATTGCGAATTTCATCAAGTCACAACCGGGAATGCGCATTGTTTCGCTGAGATATTTCAATCCGTCAGGAGCCCATGAATTGTCTTTTATTGGTGAGTTGCCACGCGGAGTTCCGAATAATCTGATGCCATATATTACACAAACAGCTATTGGCTTGCGCGACAAACTGAAGGTTTTTGGTGGTGATTATGAAACGAAAGATGGTACCGCAGTGCGTGATTACATCCACGTTTCGGACCTTGCTCAGGCGCATGTGAAGTCGCTTGAATATTGCGAAAAAATGAATGACAATCATATTGAAGTGTTTAATCTTGGCAGTGGACATGGTTTTACAGTGCTTGAAGTCATTCAGAGTTTTGAAAAGACCAGCGGGCTTAAACTTCCTTATGAAATTGTTGATCGTCGTCCGGGTGATATAGAAAAAGTATGGGCCGATACCACAAAAGCTGAAAAAGTTTTGGGGTTCAAGCCTACCCGAACACTCGATGAAATAACGCTTTCAGCATGGAAGTGGGAACAAAATTACAGAAATAAAATTGAAAAGAAATCATGA
- a CDS encoding transcriptional regulator — translation MKPIRMVDLQGQYEKIKSEIDSSIMEVVTSTAFINGPAVQRFQKNLEQYLGVKHVIPCANGTDALQVSMMALGLEPGDEVITTSFTFIATAEVVALLHLTPVLVDVEKDTMNISVDAIRKAITPKTKAIVPVHLFGQSAPMEEIMAIAKEFNLYVIEDACQSIGSDYYFEDGTSKKTGAIGHLGCTSFFPSKNLGCFGDGGAVFTNDDALAEKLRVVVNHGMKVRYYHDEIGVNSRLDSIQAAVLDIKLKHLDDYINARIAAADYYDKAFAGNPKLITPFRYKKSRHVFHQYTLIGQGVDRNGLITFLQERGIPCMIYYPVPLHLQKAYLDPRYKQGDFPNTEWLSENVFSLPMHTELDAEQLKFITDSVLEFLNK, via the coding sequence ATGAAGCCTATCAGAATGGTTGACCTTCAGGGTCAGTATGAAAAAATCAAGAGCGAAATAGACAGCTCAATCATGGAAGTTGTTACAAGTACAGCATTCATCAACGGTCCTGCTGTTCAGCGATTCCAGAAAAATCTCGAACAATATCTTGGTGTTAAGCACGTAATTCCCTGTGCCAATGGCACCGATGCGTTGCAGGTAAGCATGATGGCGCTTGGGCTGGAGCCGGGCGATGAAGTCATTACAACATCATTCACCTTTATTGCAACTGCTGAAGTTGTAGCGCTGCTGCATCTGACACCAGTTTTGGTTGATGTTGAGAAAGACACCATGAACATATCAGTTGACGCTATACGAAAGGCTATAACTCCGAAAACCAAAGCCATTGTGCCAGTACACCTTTTTGGTCAGTCCGCTCCAATGGAAGAGATAATGGCGATTGCGAAGGAATTCAACCTGTATGTGATTGAAGATGCTTGCCAGAGTATCGGGTCTGATTATTATTTCGAAGACGGAACATCGAAGAAAACCGGTGCTATCGGACATCTTGGCTGTACCAGCTTTTTTCCGTCGAAAAACCTTGGCTGTTTTGGTGATGGTGGGGCTGTGTTTACCAACGATGATGCACTTGCTGAAAAGCTGCGCGTGGTTGTCAATCACGGGATGAAAGTCCGGTATTATCATGACGAAATTGGGGTCAACAGTCGTCTTGACAGTATTCAGGCTGCCGTGCTTGATATTAAACTGAAACATTTGGATGACTATATAAATGCCCGCATTGCCGCTGCAGATTATTATGATAAAGCATTTGCAGGCAATCCGAAACTTATCACCCCATTCCGTTACAAAAAATCGCGTCATGTTTTCCATCAATACACGCTTATCGGGCAAGGTGTTGACAGAAACGGTCTGATCACATTCCTTCAGGAACGTGGCATTCCATGCATGATTTATTATCCTGTTCCATTGCATTTGCAGAAAGCTTATCTCGATCCACGCTATAAGCAGGGTGATTTCCCGAATACAGAATGGCTTTCTGAAAATGTATTTTCATTGCCGATGCACACAGAGCTTGATGCAGAACAGTTGAAGTTCATCACTGATTCTGTTCTTGAATTTTTAAATAAATAA
- a CDS encoding LPS export ABC transporter periplasmic protein LptC: MSEADNTVVRNYKSLKIIIVAAFAVTMIFSCGNSMNSIQEVAVKDTLPVEQALDVTMYYSDSGHIEACLTAPVTKRYESKDQKGILKLTDGLKVIFYDSLGREETVLTARYGERFDELQRIEVKYDVVIITADSEKMYTDHLIWDEKANRVYSNVFIKIITPDKIIWGDGFESDESFDQYRILRPKGEIEIKDDKNASE; this comes from the coding sequence TTGTCAGAAGCCGATAATACGGTGGTTCGCAACTATAAATCATTAAAAATCATCATTGTGGCTGCTTTTGCAGTCACAATGATTTTTTCATGTGGCAACTCCATGAACAGTATACAGGAAGTGGCCGTCAAAGACACGCTTCCGGTTGAACAGGCATTGGATGTGACCATGTATTATAGCGACAGCGGCCACATTGAGGCCTGTCTTACCGCTCCGGTGACGAAGAGGTATGAAAGCAAGGATCAGAAAGGCATTCTTAAACTGACGGATGGTTTGAAAGTGATTTTTTACGATTCGCTCGGGCGAGAGGAGACTGTGTTGACTGCAAGGTATGGAGAGCGTTTCGACGAATTGCAGCGCATTGAGGTCAAGTATGATGTTGTTATCATTACAGCAGATTCCGAAAAGATGTATACTGACCATTTGATCTGGGATGAAAAGGCCAACCGGGTTTATTCCAACGTTTTTATAAAAATTATTACTCCGGACAAGATTATCTGGGGTGATGGATTTGAATCGGACGAAAGTTTCGATCAGTACAGAATCCTGAGGCCCAAGGGGGAAATTGAAATTAAAGACGATAAAAATGCCTCAGAATAG
- a CDS encoding UDP-N-acetyl-D-galactosamine dehydrogenase, giving the protein MNTYEKLLNHETKLSVIGLGYVGLPIALEFARTIDVIGFDIKPDRVELMKNNIDPSDEIPSEEFLNRRITYTCNTDDLKAASFHIVAVPTPIDNHNLPDLTPLLKASETVGKILKKGDTVVFESTVYPGATEEDCIPIMEKFSGLKFPHDFNVGYSPERINPGDKVHTLTNTVKIVSGNTPEVLEEVAKIYELVIKAGVHRAPSIKVAEAAKIIENTQRDINIGLMNELSIIFGRMGIDTLDVLEAAGTKWNFLKFQPGLVGGHCIGVDPYYLVHKAQEYKYHPQIIRAGRFVNDSMGSYVAKQLVKKLIKAGRNILDSKVLVMGVTFKENVTDIRNSKVVDIIHELISYGLKVDAIDPHADAKMFEHEYGLPLASGPQGKYDAVVLAVMHDAYMDLNEEKIASLLTDDKGVLIDVKGILRHNIKNLTYWSL; this is encoded by the coding sequence ATGAACACTTACGAAAAACTACTTAATCACGAAACAAAATTGTCTGTTATCGGTCTCGGTTATGTAGGTCTTCCCATTGCGCTTGAATTTGCAAGGACCATCGATGTTATCGGATTCGACATTAAGCCGGACCGGGTTGAACTCATGAAGAATAACATTGACCCGAGTGATGAAATCCCTTCAGAAGAATTTTTGAATAGAAGAATAACATACACATGCAACACGGATGACCTCAAAGCCGCATCCTTTCATATAGTTGCGGTGCCAACACCCATTGATAATCATAATTTGCCTGATCTGACACCGCTGTTGAAAGCAAGTGAAACGGTTGGCAAGATTCTCAAAAAAGGTGATACGGTTGTTTTTGAATCAACTGTTTATCCGGGAGCAACTGAAGAGGATTGCATTCCGATTATGGAGAAATTCAGCGGGTTAAAATTTCCGCATGATTTCAATGTTGGTTATTCTCCGGAACGCATCAATCCAGGTGATAAAGTGCATACGCTCACAAATACTGTAAAGATTGTGTCGGGGAACACCCCTGAAGTTTTGGAAGAGGTTGCAAAAATTTACGAACTTGTGATCAAAGCCGGCGTTCATCGTGCGCCCAGCATTAAGGTTGCTGAAGCTGCAAAAATCATTGAGAACACTCAGCGCGATATCAACATTGGTTTGATGAATGAGCTTTCAATTATTTTCGGACGAATGGGAATTGACACACTGGATGTTCTTGAGGCAGCAGGCACCAAGTGGAACTTTCTGAAATTTCAGCCGGGACTTGTTGGCGGACATTGCATTGGAGTTGATCCGTATTATCTGGTTCATAAAGCACAGGAATATAAATACCATCCGCAAATCATTCGTGCAGGCCGTTTTGTGAACGACAGTATGGGATCGTATGTGGCAAAACAATTAGTAAAAAAACTCATCAAAGCAGGTCGAAATATTCTCGACAGCAAAGTACTTGTAATGGGCGTTACCTTCAAGGAAAACGTTACAGACATCCGCAACAGCAAAGTAGTTGATATAATCCATGAACTAATTTCATACGGATTGAAAGTTGATGCGATCGATCCGCATGCCGATGCAAAAATGTTTGAGCATGAATACGGATTGCCACTGGCATCGGGACCGCAGGGAAAATACGATGCAGTGGTGCTTGCAGTAATGCATGACGCTTACATGGATCTGAATGAAGAGAAAATAGCTTCGTTGCTGACCGATGATAAAGGTGTTCTGATTGATGTGAAAGGCATTCTGCGACACAATATAAAGAACTTAACCTACTGGAGTTTATAG
- a CDS encoding aspartate aminotransferase gives MKNTFLSERITKMSESATLAMTKKSREMKATGIDVINLSIGEPDFFVPDFIKAAAKKAVDDNFSFYPPVAGYPQLRQAISNKLKRDNNLEYAPEQIVVSTGAKQAICNVFLACLDPGDEVIVPAPYWVSYTELIKLAGGVPVYIPTTIEDDFKVTPEQIEKMITPKTKAFIFCAPNNPSGMLYTLDELKALAVMFGKHPEILIISDEIYELINFDGKTYSIGIFPEVKDRTVTINGLSKAFAMPGWRIGYSAAPLDISKAIEKVQGQVTSAANAIAQIAGVTALQVDPAQCEDLQKMKQAFLQRRDYVVKRLGDIPGFKPNVPMGAFYVFPNVQQLYGKSDGTTVVKDDSDLCIYILNKAHVALVPGSAFGDPNCIRFSYATSMENLTKALDWIEKAIKELK, from the coding sequence GTGAAAAATACATTCCTGTCCGAACGCATCACAAAAATGAGTGAGTCAGCCACACTGGCAATGACCAAGAAAAGTCGTGAAATGAAAGCTACCGGCATTGATGTTATCAACCTTAGCATCGGCGAGCCCGATTTTTTCGTTCCTGATTTTATTAAAGCTGCCGCCAAAAAAGCAGTCGATGACAACTTCTCATTTTATCCACCAGTTGCTGGTTACCCGCAACTGCGTCAGGCCATTTCAAACAAACTTAAACGTGACAATAATCTTGAATACGCACCTGAACAAATCGTCGTTTCAACTGGTGCCAAGCAGGCAATCTGTAACGTTTTTCTGGCTTGTCTCGATCCGGGCGACGAGGTAATCGTGCCTGCACCTTACTGGGTGAGCTATACCGAACTGATTAAACTCGCAGGCGGAGTTCCAGTCTATATTCCGACCACCATTGAAGATGATTTCAAAGTCACTCCGGAGCAGATCGAAAAAATGATTACGCCAAAAACAAAAGCATTCATTTTTTGTGCACCCAACAATCCTTCGGGAATGCTCTACACCCTTGATGAACTCAAGGCGCTGGCCGTTATGTTTGGCAAACATCCAGAAATCCTCATCATCTCGGATGAAATTTATGAGCTGATCAATTTCGATGGAAAAACATACAGCATTGGTATTTTCCCTGAAGTGAAAGACCGCACTGTGACTATCAATGGCCTTTCAAAAGCTTTTGCCATGCCGGGCTGGCGTATTGGCTACAGCGCTGCACCACTCGATATTTCAAAAGCCATCGAAAAAGTGCAGGGACAGGTAACTTCCGCAGCCAATGCCATCGCACAGATTGCCGGCGTTACGGCACTTCAGGTCGATCCCGCTCAGTGCGAAGATCTGCAGAAAATGAAACAGGCTTTCCTCCAACGTCGCGATTACGTTGTAAAACGTCTGGGCGATATTCCTGGCTTCAAACCAAATGTTCCAATGGGCGCATTTTATGTGTTTCCCAATGTTCAGCAATTGTACGGAAAATCCGACGGCACCACGGTTGTAAAAGACGACAGCGACCTGTGTATTTACATTCTCAACAAAGCGCATGTCGCACTGGTTCCCGGTTCTGCTTTCGGTGATCCCAACTGTATACGTTTCAGCTACGCAACCAGTATGGAAAACCTGACCAAAGCATTGGATTGGATTGAAAAAGCTATCAAAGAATTGAAATAA
- a CDS encoding oxidoreductase has protein sequence MSKPLNFALIGASGYIAPRHMKAIRDTGHRLTAVLDPYDGIGVIDSFFPEADYFSESERFDRHLDKVRRAGESKIDYVSICSPNYLHDAHIRMAMRNQADVICEKPLVLNPWNIDALAEIENETGKKINNILQLRLHDSIRKLKEDIEQKKDEFFDVDLTYITSRGHWYQHSWKGDVSKSGGVATNIGIHFFDMLTWIFGDVEQSVVHLHNNQKAAGYFKLKNANVRWFLSIDENDLPEEVKGQKRTFRSIRVNGSEFEFSEGFTELHTDSYRHILAGNGFGLEDARRSIEMVYNIRNSAIAPLSGEYHPILNTINK, from the coding sequence ATGAGCAAGCCGTTGAATTTTGCGCTGATTGGCGCTTCGGGTTATATTGCGCCGCGACATATGAAGGCCATCCGCGATACCGGACATCGTCTGACTGCGGTGCTGGACCCTTATGATGGAATTGGTGTAATCGATTCCTTTTTTCCGGAAGCAGACTACTTCAGTGAGTCGGAACGATTCGACCGTCATCTCGACAAAGTTCGCAGAGCGGGCGAGAGCAAGATCGATTATGTGAGTATTTGTTCTCCGAACTATTTGCACGATGCGCATATCCGCATGGCGATGCGTAATCAGGCAGATGTGATTTGTGAAAAACCGCTTGTGTTGAACCCATGGAACATTGATGCACTTGCAGAAATCGAAAACGAAACCGGAAAGAAAATAAACAACATTCTTCAGCTCAGACTTCACGATTCAATCCGGAAATTGAAAGAAGATATTGAACAAAAGAAAGATGAGTTTTTCGACGTTGATCTGACATACATCACAAGTCGCGGTCACTGGTATCAGCATTCCTGGAAAGGCGATGTGAGCAAGAGTGGTGGTGTGGCAACCAATATCGGAATTCATTTTTTCGACATGCTGACATGGATTTTTGGCGATGTGGAACAGTCTGTTGTTCACTTGCACAATAATCAAAAGGCAGCAGGATATTTCAAATTAAAAAACGCCAATGTTCGTTGGTTTCTGAGTATAGATGAGAACGATCTTCCTGAAGAAGTTAAAGGACAAAAGAGGACATTTCGTTCAATTCGTGTGAATGGCTCTGAGTTTGAATTTTCAGAGGGATTTACTGAATTGCATACTGACAGTTACCGGCATATACTTGCGGGAAATGGCTTTGGGCTTGAGGATGCACGCCGCTCGATTGAAATGGTGTATAACATTCGAAATTCAGCCATTGCTCCTCTTAGTGGTGAATATCACCCGATTTTGAATACAATCAATAAATAA